One region of Juglans regia cultivar Chandler chromosome 4, Walnut 2.0, whole genome shotgun sequence genomic DNA includes:
- the LOC109013488 gene encoding probable glutamate carboxypeptidase AMP1 isoform X2 codes for MAEAVFCKPSTIFTSKPFPLCTFLLLLVLCILGFYTLLYPSTTPSSSKSQNALRFRQIFLSSANNNTLASYLRALTQHPHLAGTKASVDTTHYVLSHFKDLGLETRTAQYRALLSYPAHSSLSAHFINGTVLRLPLTEFTQVTPDVVPPYHAYSPSGSVYSKVVFVNHGTDEDYRALVALGVNASGCVVIARKGDLPRGIVVQKAEAHGAVAMLLYAEGDKFKKGFERGTVMRGVGDPLSPGWAGVDGGESLEMEETEVLRRFPKIPSMPLSAEAAGVILGSLGGATFPPEWRIGVGHVGPGPTILNFSYQIGSTEWVEENLLNLGSKAVAYLNVDCAVQGPGFFVGATPQLDNLIREVTKKVKDPDSGGATVYERWGATNMGTTIQRLSRVDSDFAPFLQHAGVPSVDIYYGRDFPVYHTAFDSYNWMTKYGDPTFQRHVAVAGIWGIVALHLADDSILPFNYLSYAEQLQGYTDVLRNLLDGSVSIHPLVASIEELTFAAKAAQYEAKILREQESSDDSVVLQKRALNDRLMLAERGFLDSDGLQGRQWFKHLIYGPPSDYESKLVFFPGVADAISGSARMSRKERQAAIQHEIWRAARAIQRATRAIKGELT; via the exons ATGGCTGAAGCCGTTTTCTGCAAGCCCAGTACCATCTTCACGTCGAAACCATTTCCCTTATGCACCTTCCTGCTCCTCCTCGTCCTCTGCATTCTCGGCTTCTATACTCTACTATACCCAAGCACTACACCATCGTCATCAAAATCCCAAAATGCTCTCCGCTTCCGCCAGATTTTTCTCTCCTCTGCCAACAACAACACCCTCGCCTCCTACCTCCGAGCCCTCACGCAGCACCCTCACCTCGCCGGAACCAAAGCTTCCGTCGACACCACCCATTACGTCCTCTCCCACTTCAAGGACCTCGGACTCGAAACTCGCACCGCCCAATACCGGGCCCTCCTCTCCTATCCTGCGCACTCCTCCCTTTCCGCGCATTTTATCAACGGCACTGTCCTTCGTCTGCCCTTGACGGAGTTCACCCAGGTGACACCGGACGTTGTACCACCCTACCATGCGTACTCGCCTTCCGGGTCGGTGTACTCTAAGGTAGTGTTCGTTAATCACGGTACGGACGAGGACTATCGTGCGCTGGTGGCCTTGGGGGTGAACGCTAGCGGGTGTGTGGTGATTGCGAGGAAGGGTGATTTGCCCAGAGGGATTGTGGTCCAAAAGGCTGAGGCGCATGGGGCGGTGGCTATGCTACTGTACGCCGAGGGGGACAAGTTTAAGAAGGGTTTTGAGAGAGGGACCGTGATGAGGGGCGTGGGGGACCCACTGAGCCCCGGGTGGGCAGGGGTTGATGGTGGCGAGAGCTTGGAGATGGAGGAGACTGAGGTTTTGAGAAGATTTCCTAAAATTCCGTCCATGCCCTTGTCCGCCGAGGCTGCCGGAGTCATCTTAGGCTCTCTTGGGGGCGCGACGTTTCCTCCGGAGTGGCGCATCGGGGTCGGGCACGTCGGCCCAGGCCCCACAATTTTGAACTTCAGTTACCAG ATAGGATCCACTGAGTGGGTTGAAGAAAACCTCCTAAATCTTGGCTCCAAAGCTGTTGCCTACCTCAATGTTGATTGTGCTGTTCAAGGTCCAGGCTTCTTTGTTGGAGCAACGCCCCAGCTAGACAATCTCATTCGTGAGGTCACAAAGAAG gtcAAGGATCCTGATTCAGGGGGTGCGACGGTGTATGAGAGGTGGGGTGCCACAAATATGGGCACAACT ATACAAAGGCTTAGTAGAGTTGATTCTGATTTTGCTCCATTCCTGCAACATGCGGGGGTTCCTTCTGTTGACATATACTATGGCAGAG ATTTTCCTGTATACCACACTGCTTTTGACTCCTATAACTGGATGACAAAGTACGGAGATCCAACGTTTCAGCGGCATGTGGCTG TTGCAGGAATTTGGGGAATTGTAGCCCTTCACCTGGCTGATGATTCAATTCTACCATTCAATTACCTCTCTTATGCTGAACAGTTGCAG GGGTATACAGATGTCTTGCGCAACCTGTTGGATGGTAGTGTATCTATTCATCCTTTGGTAGCATCAATTGAAGAACTTACCTTTGCAGCTAAAGCAGCTCAGTATGAGGCAAAG ATACTGAGAGAGCAAGAATCAAGTGATGATTCTGTAGTGTTGCAAAAGCGAGCATTGAATGATCGGCTGATGCTTGCTGAAAGAGGGTTCTTGGATTCAGATGGGCTTCAAGGAAGGCAGTGGTTTAAGCATCTT ATTTACGGGCCTCCCAGTGACTATGAAAGCAAGCTGGTTTTCTTCCCTGGAGTAGCAGATGCCATTTCTGGATCTGCAAGAATGAGTAGAAAAGAAAGGCAAGCAGCAATTCAGCATGAGATTTGGAGGGCTGCCAGAGCAATACAAAGAGCTACCAGAGCCATTAAAGGGGAACTTAcctga
- the LOC109013488 gene encoding probable glutamate carboxypeptidase AMP1 isoform X1 produces MAEAVFCKPSTIFTSKPFPLCTFLLLLVLCILGFYTLLYPSTTPSSSKSQNALRFRQIFLSSANNNTLASYLRALTQHPHLAGTKASVDTTHYVLSHFKDLGLETRTAQYRALLSYPAHSSLSAHFINGTVLRLPLTEFTQVTPDVVPPYHAYSPSGSVYSKVVFVNHGTDEDYRALVALGVNASGCVVIARKGDLPRGIVVQKAEAHGAVAMLLYAEGDKFKKGFERGTVMRGVGDPLSPGWAGVDGGESLEMEETEVLRRFPKIPSMPLSAEAAGVILGSLGGATFPPEWRIGVGHVGPGPTILNFSYQGEERVVSIHNVFAVIRGLEEPDRYVLLGNHRDAWTYGAVDPNSGTAALLDIARRYALMMGLGWQPRRTIILCSWDAEEFGMIGSTEWVEENLLNLGSKAVAYLNVDCAVQGPGFFVGATPQLDNLIREVTKKVKDPDSGGATVYERWGATNMGTTIQRLSRVDSDFAPFLQHAGVPSVDIYYGRDFPVYHTAFDSYNWMTKYGDPTFQRHVAVAGIWGIVALHLADDSILPFNYLSYAEQLQGYTDVLRNLLDGSVSIHPLVASIEELTFAAKAAQYEAKILREQESSDDSVVLQKRALNDRLMLAERGFLDSDGLQGRQWFKHLIYGPPSDYESKLVFFPGVADAISGSARMSRKERQAAIQHEIWRAARAIQRATRAIKGELT; encoded by the exons ATGGCTGAAGCCGTTTTCTGCAAGCCCAGTACCATCTTCACGTCGAAACCATTTCCCTTATGCACCTTCCTGCTCCTCCTCGTCCTCTGCATTCTCGGCTTCTATACTCTACTATACCCAAGCACTACACCATCGTCATCAAAATCCCAAAATGCTCTCCGCTTCCGCCAGATTTTTCTCTCCTCTGCCAACAACAACACCCTCGCCTCCTACCTCCGAGCCCTCACGCAGCACCCTCACCTCGCCGGAACCAAAGCTTCCGTCGACACCACCCATTACGTCCTCTCCCACTTCAAGGACCTCGGACTCGAAACTCGCACCGCCCAATACCGGGCCCTCCTCTCCTATCCTGCGCACTCCTCCCTTTCCGCGCATTTTATCAACGGCACTGTCCTTCGTCTGCCCTTGACGGAGTTCACCCAGGTGACACCGGACGTTGTACCACCCTACCATGCGTACTCGCCTTCCGGGTCGGTGTACTCTAAGGTAGTGTTCGTTAATCACGGTACGGACGAGGACTATCGTGCGCTGGTGGCCTTGGGGGTGAACGCTAGCGGGTGTGTGGTGATTGCGAGGAAGGGTGATTTGCCCAGAGGGATTGTGGTCCAAAAGGCTGAGGCGCATGGGGCGGTGGCTATGCTACTGTACGCCGAGGGGGACAAGTTTAAGAAGGGTTTTGAGAGAGGGACCGTGATGAGGGGCGTGGGGGACCCACTGAGCCCCGGGTGGGCAGGGGTTGATGGTGGCGAGAGCTTGGAGATGGAGGAGACTGAGGTTTTGAGAAGATTTCCTAAAATTCCGTCCATGCCCTTGTCCGCCGAGGCTGCCGGAGTCATCTTAGGCTCTCTTGGGGGCGCGACGTTTCCTCCGGAGTGGCGCATCGGGGTCGGGCACGTCGGCCCAGGCCCCACAATTTTGAACTTCAGTTACCAG GGGGAGGAAAGGGTAGTCAGTATCCACAATGTTTTTGCTGTTATAAGGGGGCTGGAAGAGCCTGACCGCTATGTGCTGCTTGGCAATCATAGAGATGCATGGACATATGGTGCTGTCGACCCCAACAGCGGAACTGCAGCCCTGCTTGACATTGCTCGTCGATATGCTCTTATGATGGGTTTGGGTTGGCAGCCTCGAAGGACAATAATTCTCTGCAGTTGGGATGCAGAAGAGTTTGGGATG ATAGGATCCACTGAGTGGGTTGAAGAAAACCTCCTAAATCTTGGCTCCAAAGCTGTTGCCTACCTCAATGTTGATTGTGCTGTTCAAGGTCCAGGCTTCTTTGTTGGAGCAACGCCCCAGCTAGACAATCTCATTCGTGAGGTCACAAAGAAG gtcAAGGATCCTGATTCAGGGGGTGCGACGGTGTATGAGAGGTGGGGTGCCACAAATATGGGCACAACT ATACAAAGGCTTAGTAGAGTTGATTCTGATTTTGCTCCATTCCTGCAACATGCGGGGGTTCCTTCTGTTGACATATACTATGGCAGAG ATTTTCCTGTATACCACACTGCTTTTGACTCCTATAACTGGATGACAAAGTACGGAGATCCAACGTTTCAGCGGCATGTGGCTG TTGCAGGAATTTGGGGAATTGTAGCCCTTCACCTGGCTGATGATTCAATTCTACCATTCAATTACCTCTCTTATGCTGAACAGTTGCAG GGGTATACAGATGTCTTGCGCAACCTGTTGGATGGTAGTGTATCTATTCATCCTTTGGTAGCATCAATTGAAGAACTTACCTTTGCAGCTAAAGCAGCTCAGTATGAGGCAAAG ATACTGAGAGAGCAAGAATCAAGTGATGATTCTGTAGTGTTGCAAAAGCGAGCATTGAATGATCGGCTGATGCTTGCTGAAAGAGGGTTCTTGGATTCAGATGGGCTTCAAGGAAGGCAGTGGTTTAAGCATCTT ATTTACGGGCCTCCCAGTGACTATGAAAGCAAGCTGGTTTTCTTCCCTGGAGTAGCAGATGCCATTTCTGGATCTGCAAGAATGAGTAGAAAAGAAAGGCAAGCAGCAATTCAGCATGAGATTTGGAGGGCTGCCAGAGCAATACAAAGAGCTACCAGAGCCATTAAAGGGGAACTTAcctga